Genomic window (Lynx canadensis isolate LIC74 chromosome A1, mLynCan4.pri.v2, whole genome shotgun sequence):
CCCTTCCAATTGTTCAGACTAGGCCAGGGATAGCATTCTGAACTCTTCAGAACTGCTTGCAGTAGAAAATGGCAAAAGGAAGGCAGCCTAGCCTGGCGGTTGAACAAGTCTTTCCACTCTCTGATCTTACAATTTTTTCAAAGGTAATAAGTGAGAGGAGACAAATGTGAGAAATTGCACACAGACGCTCAATAAAAAAGCAACATGGACAAAAGTtaatgaaaagatgttgaaaagGACTATAAAAATAACAGAACTGGGAAGAAGAAAGTGACAAAGAAGTAAACAGTGAAGGAGGGACAAGTGAAAAAAATTGTACATAGctaataaaaacacagaatggAGTTATAAAAATGCAAGGCAATGCTGGAGATATTTACGAAGAAAAGTAGTGGCGTAGAGTAATCCCATATCCTCTGTATCAGTCAAGGTTCTCCCTGAAATAGAACCaatggaatatataatatataacaacatgtacatatataaatatagataggtACAGATACACTGTGTATATAAccaaatgtgtatgtatatacatgtgtctgtgtatacacacatatatacgtagaTGTATATGTAAAAACACAACAGTTGACCTttaaacaacacaggtttgaacacAGTAGTACATGGGTctacttaggattttcttaatattttctctagcttactttaagaaaatggaatataatacatatacaaaatatgtgttcacaACTGCCTATGTTATTAGCAAAGCTTTCAGTCAAtagtaagctattagtagttaagttttggggcaaagttgtatgtggattttttacTGTGTTGGCAGTTGGGACCTCCAGGCCCCATGTTGTTCAAATGTCAGGGAtgtggggtgagggaagggaatTTGTAATAGAAATTTGCTCATGCAGTTATGGAGTTTGAAAGGCCcacaatctgccatctgcaagctagaAAACTAGGAGAGCCAGTGGTGGAATTTAGTCTGAGTCCAAAGGTCTGAGAAATGGGGAACAGCTGGTATAAGTCCAAGACTCTGAAGGCCTAAGAAGCAGCAGCCCCAATAtgcaagggcaggagaagatggatgtctcagctcttgaagagagagagaattcacccttcctccaccttttcaTTCTATTCAGGTCCCCAGTAGATTAGATAAAGCCTACACACATCGGTGAGGACAGATCTCTACTCATTCTACTGAATCCAATGCTAATTTCTTCCAGATACACTCACACAGACATATCCAGAAGTAATGTTGTACAGTCTGGACATCTTTAGTCCACTCAAGTTgacatatgaaattaaaaatcacatcCTCCtttcatatatttgcttttaaaatttattatacatCTCTTAGGCATTGGAAGGGGTAATAACTGATCAAGACTCTATGATGTCCTCAACACAATCCAATTTGAACTACCTCAAGCACAAAAGCACGAGGGATTTATTGTAAGGTTTCAGAAGTATCTTATGCAACCCCAAGGGCAGGAATGGAGCCAGACCCACAAGGCTGGAAACTGCCTGGAAAGCTGTTAGGGTCTCATTTCTGCTTTTGATTCTACAAGTACTTTTTATTCTCTCACTCTGCAAGCCGGTTTCTCTACTTCACAGGAACTCTTACTAGAACGTGGCCAACTGTGGTTCCAACTACCTGCAGAGAGTTTACATTCTTGGGAGCAATCTCTTTGTTAGGTGAACATAACACAAAATGGGCAGTGAGCCTCTCCCTCACCTCACCACAGACCTTCATGAAATTTTGGCACTTTGGTGCTCTACAACTTTGGTGTTGCCCACTTTATTCAGTttctgagaggaaggaagggaggaaggaataatTCAACTTAGTAATGCCACAAGAGTAGAACTAGGACTGAAattagaagaaacaaagaaggaaagagtcaaGAATAAGTTGACAGATGTAACTGAGATCATTGTAAAGACTCCAAGCTCATGGTAGCCACTTTTTTTTGACCCTAACCTATTAAGAATACCAACATGGAGGCTGTGTGAAAGGGAAAAATACTAGAACTGGACTGATCCTACACCAACAGAGGGAAGCAAAGGGATTTTTTTGATCATCTATCATGTCAATGCAGGCACTTTGCAAATTCAATGAGATTTGAAGAAAATGAGCAGAGAGGTTGACTAATTAGGGTGTGATCACCAAGCAGTAAGGGGTGGAGCTTGTTTACATTAGCATCCAGGCTCACTGAGATTATCAAGTCAATGCTTGCCATGTGAAACCATGCTCAGTCcaataatgttttattgttgTATATGATTTAAAGTATAGTTACCTACCTGAAAGAAAATGCTAAGACAGtctattaaaaatcattttttatgaaTTAGTAAATACTACAAATTATCATTTTGTTAGTTAACAATGCAtctaacatatttgaaaatattatcatAAGAAGATAAATCACACACCCATAATCTTAGTTAAATACTTTATTTAGTTACTATAAAAATGAACTTCACCATCCTGTTTGAATCAATAGggtcaaaaaattttaaatatttagactgttttatatataaatactgatATAAACTCATGTGCATGTATATAACATCAATAAAATCTTATATAAATATCAACATTACTAATCACCTTACAAAAATGTGCTGGAACTTGTCAACTCATCAGAATCACATTCTTTGGCAATCATGGGATAGGACTATAAATTCACTATATAAAATAACTCACTGCAATTGAGGACATATATTAATGCGTAGAAGAATTGGATTGAGGGTAATATTAAAGGGAAGAGTTATTCagttaacaaatgtttgttgaataccTACTAAATACAAAACACTGTTGAATGCTAGAGATTCAAAGctaaatagtctttttttttttttttaaagctaaatagtCTTATTTCCTTACCTAGAGAAACTTACAATCTAGGATACAGATGTCTATAATGTGTACCCACGGTTTCAATTAAGTAAAGTAACTTGTCTCATGGTTCTATGGATTAGCTGGGCTCAGTGGGGTGGTTCTTCCTTGGGATCTCTCATTCAGTGGTAGTTAGAGATCAACTGAGGATACTGTGATCTAAATGCTCACTTGGGCTGGACATCCAAGATGGCACACTCAAATGGCTGATAGCGACTTCACTGGGGGATCAGCTGGGGCTGCTAACTAGAGTACCTGCACATGACTTTTCTATGTTGACTTTGCCTTGGGCTTACATACATAGCATGGCAGCTCTAAGAGGGAGACAGTATAAAAgcagagaagataaataaaatggagttaatgGCTATACCAGGAACTAGCACAGTGTCACTTCCACTGTATACCATATGTCAGAGCAATCACAGGGCTTATCCAAATACTGtataagaaaatagagaaataaaccATCTCTTGgtaagaaagtataaaaatcatAGTGTAGAAGATAATGTAGGATTAGAGTTATCTTCAGACATCTTTGGAAAACACCATCTGACACAGATACAAAAGCAGTGTTTTGGcaaatgatttatttcaaatcattttaaCTTACTATTAAAACTTTGTATGCAGTAAATTACTATCtatctagaaaatgaaattatcctATCTATACTTtcctgagggaaagaaagaaatgcctcaTTTAGGGAAAGAACCCCCTACAAATAGTAAGATAATACTAGTTTGTGTCTAACAtgtgtatcacacacacacacaccccacatagaACAAAAACAAGTCTTTAATACGCAGGGCAAGATAATAAATCCAAACACAACCTTCACTGATAATGAATCTAAGTGCTTATCTTAGAGTGTTGTATCTTTTCAGCTCTTCATCAATTCAAACAAATTAATCTATTGAAATCATGTATATGATACTGTTACATGTTTTAGACTATATAATCATGTCTTCTTGGCATTTACAACCTATGTCCAAGAGGAGAaaaatgctctctctccttcatgaAGAGTCTTAACAATGGTTAATGTGTCTATTACTGAGTGTTTGGTTTTTggctctttccccccacccccaatggctaccaaaaaaagttacacaaaataCAGAATTGAGTGAACTGCCTCTTAACCTGCATTAATTTTGAAACAGGTTCAAGCATCTCTTCTTGCTCATCAATAGACATGAGATCACTGTAAAAGTCTCAAAATTTTTCCTATAATGCTCTgtataaaatagaaatgtgaaTCATAAATTTGGTGAAACTTCCATCAACTCTTCATTTTTGAATAGGGTCATTAGATAggcatggaaaacccaaaaatatcCCCCTGCTTAAAAATGTCTTCCTAGGTCTCTACATATTTTAGTCTTCTTATAAAGGCAACTTACTTAAGTGGAGACTTAGAAAATCCCAGATGGTAAATATATAGGTTCTTCCATggccagaagaaagaaaagtatattaaaatattgcaGTTTTTCTGAGAAGAACCACCTCCTCCCTCACCTTTTGGTACAGAGGAGAGAAGTCTTTCTTTCACCTCATGTTCTCCATGAGCAAAAATTCAGTCCTCTTTCCTAGCTCTCATCCCCAGTGTAAGCCTTGCTGTCATTTATCAGTAAAGACAGTCCTGATAGCTTCCAAGCTCTCTGAATGATGAGGTTAGAAAAAAGTAGAAGGTGGCTGATTCACTGGAGGGCATGTTGAATCGATACCCAGCATGTGTTGGGTATGCAAGTCAATGAATTCTGGGAGTGGGCTCAGGTGGCTCACTGAAGAAGGTTTCTTCCTTGGGCTACCTTTGACCTCAATTTAAGCAATTTATTTATAGTTGGGATAATGTAGGGATTATATGACCTCAAAGTAAATTGAACAAGCCCATTAACAATGCAATAATCACCCATTATGAAGCCCATTTTTTACAAGAACGATGCATTTATCTCTTGGATAGAACTTGATAGGGACCAAGATGGTAGAAGTGTGGggaaaattttcagaaacaaacATAAATGGTTTGTTTTCTGAGGAATAAATAGGTCAGGGTTCCAAACACTCCATTTCATTAATCAACTTGGCAGGAGCATCAACAAGCTCAattgtaaattattaaaatgggaaaataataagcCCAAGGAGGTGGGAAGAGTGGTCtaaattttgtaacattttaaaatactcttaatAAATTCTTCACTGACTGCGCAAGTAATATGTTGGGTAACACTttttttggccaaaaaaaaaaaaaaatctcaaggatttatttcttcattacaGACTATATATCCCTTATTATCTGGAGAATCTTACTTCACTTCTCAAGTGTACTGAACTACACTGATCCACTTATAAAACTAAACTGATCTCAGTTATCCTTGTTCATGATGCTAAAAATGAATTCCTTAAGGTCATATTGTGTTATATTGTCCATGCATTTTGTTGTGCCATTCTCAAAAATATCTaggttactaaaaataattttggtaaaACAATTAAATCACTTAATGAAAATTGGATATAATATGCAAAACATTCAGAGAATAAAGGAACATTCTTTTTACTCTACCCACAGAATATGAAAACGATGAAGAGAGGCAATGACTAACCCCAAACTCTTGCTCCAAGGACAGGCAAGCGATGTTTCAAATGGGTACAGATGGATATCTAGGACATTCAATTTCCAAGCCCTGAGCCTTAACACCTCTGTCTCCTACGTTGGATGACTCAATGCTACAGTCTGGTTTATCTAGTCCCCACTCACCTGGAGCTCTTGCTTAACTAATCTATTATGTACAATAAGAGGACTTTCCCAGAAACACTTCTACAACCTCCTCCTCATGCAATATTTTACATGAAAGCTCTCCCTTCGACCCCTTACTCAGCATAATACTGTATCCTGTGTAGATCAATATTGCATTTGTCTGAGGATCAGTTATCTGCAAAACTCTGCTATCCAGAACACAACCATGATTAAATAGTAAGACAAGAGGTCAGGTGAGCCAAAAAAGGAATCTTACAGAGCATGTACACAAAATTGTGCATTTTACCCACCCTCTGGTCATCACTCGGGGCTTATTTACTTCTATGTTAGGTACAATTCTTACATCCCAATCAGCCAACTTCTTATTCACCATCAGAAGGAAAACAACATATatacagagggaaaagagaaggctAAGAGAAGCGGCACACacacagtaataaaaaagaaactggacaACTGCTTTGGATGCAGAAGTGAGAACTTCAACACATACATCAGAATAAAAGACACATCATTGTGAAGCAGAGTGCAGGAGCAGACAAGCTTATGCATCTCACCATCCCCTGAGGCCATTGGTGATGTTCACTGTGGTGGAACTGAGTCATCCAAAAGAGGTTAAGTTATATTTTGAATTTACCCAAATAAGAAGGCAAAATGTGTATCACCCATTATAtaatgtttttcaataaaatggCTGAAATCACTCATTAAGTGGATTTTGAGTGTTTATCATGTGCCAGGCTCCACTCCCAAccctgccttttgtttttaattttaggtaaCTGAGTCCTGGAAGATAAGCTGTCTTCCTAAGGACATTCTCCAAGTCAGTCCTAGACTAAGCCAGGCCACAAAGATAGTCTGTAACCAACCCAGCGGTCCACCTTCTGTAGTTTGCTGCAGACCCAGATTGCTCTCAATGGTATATTTATGATGTGACTGAAAAGGATAATGACACATAGGCCAATAAAACCTGTTGCTTCAATAACTGCGAGAAACTTTGGGGAAACAATAGATATTAGGACCCAGGGATGTATTTATCTCTGCTCTTCATATAAGGAACAATACTAGCTCTTGTTTGTAAGTTATGGGCTCTATGAATCATATAACTGATTGCCTTTCTATTTTGTCTTGGAAGCAGAAAGCTCAAAGCTAAGACTGTGATTCTCCTTCCTATTAACGTAAAGGATTTCATGGGCATGTTTTTGTGTACTGCATTTTGTCTTCAAAccttttgttttccatatgtCTCATCCTCCTCACTTATTTtgactttatatctttttttgttatgttgttttatttttaaaaacttgtatggGATTTGCCATGTGCtggacactgttctaagcactttacaaatattaactcaatgATTTCTCATAATTATGCCATGTAGTAGTACCTACTATTATATCCACTTAGAGGTGATTAAAAACTGAGGTACTGAAAGATTAGTGTAACATCAGTGATTTGATGTTTCAGAGTATACTTCTTCCTGGACTTCTGAGAGATATGTTTCCCACTTCCTTATTTAGAAATCTATAGCATCTATAAGTGCTCTAGTGAATGGCCTCCGTCATTCATCTTATTGCTTTATTAAGCAATTAAGCAATTAAGTCCTGTTAGCTGCCTGAAACTAAGTATTCCACGTCTTCAAAAATCCTGAGAACTCGGGAACAGGATTTCCGTGAGTATTTTAAGGATTCTTTTTGAGGACTTTAGCGCAACATGCTATGAATACTTTCTTGAATTATTAAGAATCATGGGACATCTGGATTAATTAGCAGGGCAAATCTGAATGAGCCTTTTACTCCCAAAGTACAGTGCTCTTCTCCTCCTGGGTTGATATTATGCCCTTGACTTTGGCTGTGGACAATTCAGCAGCTGAAGGAGGAATTAACAGTTCAGACAAGACTAATCCCACTACCAAGaacaaaatggcaaagaaaataccttttgatcccttattcactttaaaatcagcccaaaaatgagaataaaagaaagtCAATTTTAGATGATCCTAAAATAAATCCACATTCCCTAAACCATGTTTAAATCAGAAGTGAATAGGGGAATGGGAATGCATTTACCAGACAAAGAAACATCCAATGCAGGTAAAGGTAGATACCAGTGGAAAACAAGTCAATTTGCACTGAATCATTTCTGAAAACCTCAGGAAAAGGAGATACCAGGTACCAAGAAAGGTATGGGTGATTCCAGCAAGTGAACGCAATAAGAATCCAGGTCTCCCCTGAAAAACTGGTCCAGAGAAACAACCTGTAGATAACTACTCCTGGAGGAGACCAATAAAGAGTGACAAATGAACACACTACTGACCTACAGTGAAGCTTGTCAGTAACTGGGTCAGTAAGACCCACTACTCACAGGGAGTTTTCAGTGAGCCTCTGAATGTCCATGCCTACACATGAATGGGAAACCTAGGGTCACCAAGAGGTCAAGGGACACCCCTTCCTGAATGAGAAAAAACCCTCACCTCTAACCCACCCAGCCCTGCCATGAGCTTAAAAGGtgtcagggaagggggagaagcagGGAAAAAACAAACTGCAGAGAAGAGATTTTCAGATGTACAAGATTTCACAACCACAACCAAAGAAttggattctattttttttaaatcttgagaaCAAATGAGGAATTCTGGAAGACTAAAAATATTACAGCAGAATTAAAGATACCCCTAGGAGACATGGAAAATAAGTCTAGGAAATCTCTAAGAAGGTAGGACAGAAAAACTAAGTAAtgaacaaaaggagagaaaaggtttgtttggtttggttttattttgagtATCAAACCTGGATGTGAACATTGACTCTTGGGAGTTGCAGAAAGATTGAACtaaaaaatcatttggaaaagacaaagaggatTGAAGAATGACAAGCAAATGAAACCATGAAACAACTCctggtgggggagtggggcacTACTTGGTCCACTGAAGAAAAATACTTGAATATACTAACGGAAATACTACATGAATTTAACTAAAAAATTATGTTGTGGTTGTACCATATTGAAAAAAAGAGGTGGACAAACTATGTAAGAGGGCAAAAATTATTATTTGCTATAAACACAGAAAATGCTTAGAATTGATGAATTAAGAGAAAGcaataaatatatagagatacaaaggtaaatacagaggacaaaatCTAACAATTTAAAGTggttgctttgttgttgttgttgttgttgttgttgttgttgttgtttagccTTTATTTCATGATCATAAACTTCACTCTGCAATCCAGCTAAACTTAGAGGGGAGTAAGGAGGACACGGGACCCATAGAACTGCGGCGGGAGCATAGCGACTCTAGATTTCAAGCAGATGGGGGCGGAGGGGCGCACTCCCGAGCTACAGAAGGAATGGTCTGGTAGTTAAGATAAAACACGAGTCAAATTTATTGGATTTGTCCACAGTCAGCATTGGTGATCTTCCTGCTGGTCTTGCCATTCCAGGACCCAAAGGGCTCCACGGCTTCCACGATGTTTGTGCCCTCCTTCACCTTGCCAAACACCACGTGCTTGCCGTCTAAACACTCGGTCTTGGTGGTGCAGATGAAAAACTGGGAACCGTTCGTGTTGGGTCCAGCATTTGCCATGGACAGGATGCCAGGACCTGTGTGGTTCAGGATGAAATTCTCATCGTCAAACTTCTCCCCGTAGATGGACTTGCCTCCGGTGCCATTATGGCGTGTGAAGTCACCACCTTGGCACATAAATCCCGAGATGATCCTGTGAAAGCAGGAACTCTGTAACCAAATCCTTTCTCCCCAGTGCTCAGAGCACGAAAGTTCTCTGCTGTTTGGGGGACTTTGTCTTCAAACAGGTCGAAGGAGACGTGGCCCAAAGGCTCGCCGTCCACAGCTATGTCAAAGAACACGGTGGGGTTGACCATGGCTGAGCGGCGTGGGCGATTCCAGGGCATCAGCGTCTGCCTAAAGTGCTTGCTTTTAAAGAGTGGGATTTGGGGGTGAGGGACATGGATActgtgtggggttttttaaagccttttcatacttaagttttttaaattttattctgagagagagagagaatgcatgtaagcatgggaggggcagagagaggggaagagacagaatcccaagcaggttccacgctgtcagtgaagagcccaacatgCGACTCGATCCCGTGAAAAACCGTGCTATCaagacctaagccgaagtcaagagttggacactcaactgactgagccacccagacggccccatacttaaaaattttttaatctggGGCATGATTAccctaaagaattaaaaatacaattacaacATCTACATAAACTTTCCAGATCACAAAAATGACTATCCTTTGATAAATAACTATGTTCACTGGAAGCATATGGACAGTATGATGATCTATCATAGAGGATTTCCTGGGTAACAAGATGAAATTTAAGGTAATACTTGCTAGAATATAGGTCTGGCTGCATTTGAAGCTGTTAGTACAAGTCTCTTGTC
Coding sequences:
- the LOC115520828 gene encoding LOW QUALITY PROTEIN: peptidyl-prolyl cis-trans isomerase A-like (The sequence of the model RefSeq protein was modified relative to this genomic sequence to represent the inferred CDS: inserted 1 base in 1 codon), giving the protein MVNPTVFFDIAVDGEPLGHVSFDLFEDKVPQTAENFRALSTGEKGFGYRXSCFHRIISGFMCQGGDFTRHNGTGGKSIYGEKFDDENFILNHTGPGILSMANAGPNTNGSQFFICTTKTECLDGKHVVFGKVKEGTNIVEAVEPFGSWNGKTSRKITNADCGQIQ